A region of Geobacillus sp. 46C-IIa DNA encodes the following proteins:
- a CDS encoding HU family DNA-binding protein, which produces MNKTELINAVAETSGLSKKDATKAVDAVFDSITEALRKGDKVQLIGFGNFEVRERAARKGRNPQTGEEMEIPASKVPAFKPGKALKDAVK; this is translated from the coding sequence ATGAACAAGACGGAATTGATCAACGCGGTAGCCGAAACAAGCGGTCTTTCCAAGAAAGATGCAACAAAAGCCGTTGACGCGGTATTTGACTCGATTACAGAAGCGCTGCGAAAAGGCGATAAAGTGCAATTAATCGGCTTTGGGAACTTTGAAGTGCGCGAGCGCGCTGCCCGGAAAGGACGCAACCCGCAAACGGGTGAAGAAATGGAAATTCCGGCAAGCAAAGTTCCTGCATTCAAACCGGGCAAAGCATTAAAAGATGCTGTGAAATAA
- the mtrB gene encoding trp RNA-binding attenuation protein MtrB produces MNTNSDFVVIKALEDGVNVIGLTRGADTRFHHSEKLDKGEVLIAQFTEHTSAIKVRGKAYIQTRHGAIESEGKK; encoded by the coding sequence ATGAACACGAACAGCGATTTTGTCGTCATTAAGGCGCTCGAAGACGGAGTGAACGTCATCGGGCTGACGCGCGGCGCGGACACAAGATTCCATCATTCCGAAAAGCTCGATAAAGGCGAAGTGCTGATCGCCCAGTTCACGGAACATACATCGGCGATTAAAGTGAGAGGCAAGGCGTATATTCAAACGCGCCATGGCGCCATCGAGTCGGAAGGGAAAAAGTAA
- the spoIVA gene encoding stage IV sporulation protein A yields MEKVDIFKDIAERTGGDIYLGVVGAVRTGKSTFIKRFMELVVIPNIKNEADKARAQDELPQSAAGKTIMTTEPKFVPNQAVTVKVDDGLEVNIRLVDCVGYAVPGAKGYEDENGPRMIHTPWYEEPIPFQEAAEIGTRKVIQEHSTIGVVITTDGSIGEIPRHDYVEAEERVIGELKEVGKPFIMIVNTVRPHHPETEALRRELAEKYDIPVLAMSVESMRETDVYNVLREALYEFPVLEVNVNLPSWVMVLREDHWLRESYQEAVRDTVKDIKRLRDVDRVVQQFAEYDFIEKARLAGIEMGQGIAEIDLYAPDELYDQILKEIVGVEIRGKDHLLQLMQDFAHAKAEYDQIADALKMVKQTGYGIAAPALSDMSLDEPEIIRQGSRFGVRLKAVAPSIHMIKVDVESEFAPIIGTEKQSEELVRYLMQDFEDDPLSIWNSDIFGRSLSSIVREGIQAKLALMPENARYKLKETLERIINEGSGGLIAIIL; encoded by the coding sequence TTGGAAAAGGTCGATATTTTTAAAGATATCGCCGAGCGGACCGGCGGCGACATTTATTTAGGGGTTGTCGGCGCTGTCCGTACCGGAAAGTCGACGTTTATTAAACGGTTTATGGAGCTCGTTGTCATTCCGAACATTAAAAACGAAGCTGACAAAGCGCGGGCCCAAGACGAACTGCCGCAAAGCGCCGCGGGCAAAACGATCATGACGACGGAACCGAAATTCGTGCCAAACCAAGCCGTGACGGTAAAAGTCGATGACGGTCTCGAAGTCAATATTCGCCTCGTTGATTGCGTCGGTTATGCCGTGCCTGGCGCGAAAGGGTATGAAGACGAAAACGGCCCGCGGATGATTCACACCCCTTGGTACGAAGAGCCGATTCCGTTTCAAGAGGCGGCGGAAATCGGGACAAGGAAAGTCATTCAAGAACATTCGACGATCGGAGTCGTCATTACGACGGACGGCTCGATCGGAGAGATTCCGCGCCATGACTACGTAGAAGCCGAGGAGCGGGTCATTGGCGAGCTGAAAGAAGTCGGCAAGCCGTTTATTATGATCGTCAACACCGTTCGGCCGCATCATCCGGAAACGGAAGCGCTCCGCCGCGAGCTCGCTGAAAAGTACGACATCCCGGTGCTCGCCATGAGTGTGGAAAGCATGCGTGAGACCGATGTGTATAACGTGCTCCGTGAGGCATTATATGAATTCCCGGTGCTCGAAGTGAACGTCAACTTGCCGAGTTGGGTGATGGTGCTGCGCGAGGACCATTGGCTGCGTGAAAGCTACCAAGAAGCGGTGCGCGACACGGTGAAAGACATTAAGCGGCTGCGTGATGTGGATCGGGTCGTACAGCAGTTTGCCGAGTACGATTTCATCGAAAAAGCGCGGCTCGCCGGCATCGAAATGGGGCAAGGGATCGCTGAAATCGACTTGTATGCGCCGGATGAGCTGTACGACCAAATTTTAAAAGAAATCGTCGGTGTTGAAATTCGCGGCAAAGACCATCTCCTTCAGCTCATGCAAGACTTTGCCCATGCAAAAGCCGAGTACGACCAAATCGCTGATGCGCTAAAAATGGTGAAACAAACAGGTTATGGCATCGCTGCACCCGCTTTGTCTGATATGAGCCTCGACGAACCGGAAATCATCCGCCAAGGATCGCGCTTTGGCGTTCGTTTAAAAGCGGTCGCTCCGTCCATTCATATGATTAAAGTCGACGTCGAATCGGAATTCGCGCCGATTATCGGTACGGAAAAACAGAGCGAAGAACTCGTCCGCTATTTAATGCAAGATTTTGAAGACGATCCGCTGTCGATTTGGAACTCCGATATTTTCGGCCGCTCGCTCAGCTCGATCGTCCGCGAAGGCATCCAAGCCAAACTCGCGCTCATGCCGGAAAACGCCCGCTACAAGCTGAAAGAAACGCTCGAACGCATCATCAACGAAGGCTCCGGCGGCCTCATCGCCATTATTTTATAG
- a CDS encoding DUF2768 domain-containing protein translates to MSPALAKMWIAIASMVFMFISVGFIYLSRYKIKIKWLRFLLASIAYILLVLAGIIIVFVVFSGPTPQ, encoded by the coding sequence ATGTCACCGGCTTTAGCGAAAATGTGGATCGCCATCGCTTCAATGGTATTTATGTTTATTTCGGTCGGTTTCATTTATTTGAGCCGCTATAAGATCAAGATCAAATGGTTACGCTTTCTTTTGGCGTCCATCGCCTATATTCTGTTAGTTTTAGCCGGCATCATCATCGTTTTCGTTGTGTTCAGCGGACCGACGCCGCAATAG
- the folE gene encoding GTP cyclohydrolase I FolE — protein sequence MPEINVEQIEYAVRLILEAIGEDPNREGLIDTPKRVAKMYAEVFAGLQEDPKQHFQTVFSEEHEELVLVKDIPFYSMCEHHLVPFFGVAHVAYIPREGKVTGLSKLARAVEAVARRPQLQERITATVADSIVEALEPYGVMVVVEAEHMCMTMRGVKKPGAKTVTTAVRGVFETDANARSEVFSLIKA from the coding sequence ATGCCAGAGATCAATGTTGAGCAAATTGAATATGCGGTCCGCCTCATCTTGGAAGCGATCGGTGAAGATCCGAACCGCGAAGGGCTCATCGATACACCAAAACGGGTGGCAAAAATGTATGCCGAGGTGTTCGCCGGGCTGCAGGAGGACCCGAAGCAGCATTTTCAAACTGTATTCAGCGAGGAACACGAGGAGCTCGTGCTTGTCAAAGATATTCCGTTTTATTCGATGTGCGAACACCATTTAGTGCCGTTTTTCGGCGTCGCTCATGTCGCTTATATTCCACGGGAAGGGAAAGTGACCGGGTTAAGCAAGCTCGCCCGAGCTGTCGAAGCGGTGGCGCGCCGTCCGCAATTGCAAGAGCGCATCACGGCGACGGTCGCCGATTCGATCGTCGAGGCGCTCGAACCGTACGGGGTCATGGTCGTTGTTGAGGCGGAGCATATGTGCATGACGATGCGCGGCGTAAAAAAGCCGGGGGCGAAAACGGTCACAACGGCGGTGCGCGGCGTGTTTGAAACGGACGCCAACGCCCGGTCCGAAGTGTTTTCGTTAATTAAAGCGTAA